A region of Lagenorhynchus albirostris chromosome 20, mLagAlb1.1, whole genome shotgun sequence DNA encodes the following proteins:
- the CASKIN2 gene encoding caskin-2, whose product MGREQDLILAVKNGDVTGVQKLVAKVKATKTKLLGSTKRLNVNYQDADGFSALHHAALGGSLELIALLLEAQATVDIKDSNGMRPLHYAAWQGRLEPVRLLLRASAAVNAASLDGQIPLHLAAQYGHYEVSEMLLQHQSNPCLVNKAKKTPLDLACEFGRLKVAQLLLNSHLCVALLEGEAKDPCDPNYTTPLHLAAKNGHREVIRQLLRAGIEINRQTKTGTALHEAALYGKTEVVRLLLEGGVDVNIRNTYNQTALDIVNQFTTSQASREIKQLLREASGILKVRALKDFWNLHDPTALNVRAGDVITVLEQHPDGRWKGHIHESQRGTDRVGYFPPGIVEVVSKRVGVLAPRLPCASTTLRPGLSRTPQPPADDSLHPLTYGQLPRVGLSPDSPAGDRNSVGSEGSVGSIRSAGSGQSSEGTNGHSTGLLIENAQPLPSAGEDQVLPGLHPPSLADNPNHRPLANYRSGEQLFTQDVRPEQLLEGKDAQAIHNWLSEFQLEGYTAHFLQAGYDVPTISRMTPEDLTAIGVTKPGHRKKIASEIAQLSIAEWLPNYIPADLLEWLCALGLPQYHKQLVSSGYDSMGLVADLTWEELQEIGVNKLGHQKKLMLGVKRLAELRRGLLQGEAPGDGGRRLARAPELMAIEGLENGDGPAVAGPRLLTFQGSELSPELQAAMAGGGPEPLPLPPARSPSQESIGARSRGSGHSQEQPASQPSGGDPNTPQERNLPEGTERPPKLCSPLPGQGAPPYVFMYPQGSPSSPAPGPPPGAPRAFSYLAGPLATPPDPPRPKRRSHSLSRPSPAEGEAEGEAEGPVDSALGSYATLTRRPGRSALARTSPSPTPTRGAPRSQSFALRARRKGPPPPPPKRLSSVSGPTLEPPPPPDGSPAPKEGAPGPRRRTLSEPTGPSEPPSLPAPAGAASDTEEEDPGPEGTPPSRGSSGEGLPFAEEGNLTIKQRPKPAGPPPRETPVPAGLDFNLTESDTVKRRPKCREREPLQTALLAFGVAGATPGPPAALSPQTPGESPSASASPPRPDPSSLPNPGAPAPLSPSPPTQPPMAPCPGPALENSRRPGEMEPPAPPAALLKVPGAGTAPKPVSVACTQLAFSGPKLAPRLGPRPVPPPRPENTGATGPGRAQQRLEQTSSSLAAALRAAEKSIGAEEREGPPGTSTKHILDDISTMFDALANQLDAMLD is encoded by the exons AGCTCCTTGGCTCCACGAAGAGACTCAACGTCAACTACCAGGATGCTGATGG GTTCTCGGCTCTCCACCACGCCGCCCTGGGGGGCAGCCTGGAGCTCATAGCCTTGCTGCTGGAGGCTCAGGCCACCGTTGACATCAAGGACAGCAATG GCATGCGCCCGCTGCACTATGCGGCCTGGCAGGGCCGGCTGGAGCCCGTGAGGCTGCTGCTGCGGGCCTCCGCGGCCGTGAACGCCGCCTCGCTGGATGGGCAGATCCCGCTGCACCTGGCTGCCCAGTACGGACACTATGAAGTG TCAGAAATGCTCCTCCAGCATCAGTCCAACCCGTGCCTGGTCAACAAGGCCAAGAAGACGCCCTTGGACCTGGCCTGCGAATTTGGACGGCTCAAG GTGGCCCAGCTGTTACTGAACAGCCACTTATGTGTGGCACTGCTGGAGGGGGAGGCCAAGGACCCGTGTGACCCCAACTATACCACACCCCTGCACTTGGCTGCCAAGAACGGCCACAGAGAGGTCATCAG GCAGCTCCTGAGAGCTGGGATTGAGATCAACCGCCAGACCAAGACAGGCACGGCTCTGCACGAGGCCGCGCTGTATGGCAAGACCGAGGTGGTGCGGCTGCTCCTGGAG GGTGGGGTGGACGTGAACATACGGAACACGTATAACCAGACGGCGCTGGACATCGTGAATCAGTTCACCACCTCCCAGGCCAGCCGTGAAATCAAGCAGCTACTGCGGG aGGCCTCAGGGATCCTGAAGGTCCGAGCACTCAAGGATTTCTGGAACCTCCACGATCCCACTGCCCTCAACGTCCGGGCAGGGGACGTCATCACG GTGCTTGAGCAGCACCCCGACGGCCGCTGGAAGGGCCACATCCACGAGAGCCAGAGGGGCACGGACCGTGTGGGCTACTTTCCCCCGGGCATCGTGGAAGTGGTCAGCAAGCGGGTGGGCGTCCTTGCACCCCGCCTCCCCTGTGCGTCCACCACCCTGCGCCCAGGCCTCTCCAGGACACCACAGCCCCCTGCTGATGACTCCCTGCACCCCCTTACCTATGGCCAGCTGCCTCGGGTGGGCCTCAGCCCAGACAGCCCAG CAGGTGACAGGAACAGTGTGGGCAGCGAGGGCAGCGTGGGCAGCATCCGCAGTGCTGGCAGCGGACAGAGTTCCGAGGGCACCAACGGCCACAGCACCGGCCTCCTTATTGAGAATGCccag CCACTGCCCTCTGCTGGAGAGGACCAGGTGCTGCCAGGACTGCACCCCCCGTCCCTGGCAG ACAACCCAAACCACCGCCCTCTAGCCAACTACCGCTCCGGGGAGCAGCTCTTCACCCAGGACGTGAGGCCGGAGCAGCTGCTGGAGGGGAAG GACGCTCAGGCCATTCATAACTGGCTCAGCGAGTTCCAGCTGGAGGGCTACactgcccactttctgcaggCTGGCTATGACGTGCCAACTATCAGCCGCATGACACCCGAG GACCTGACGGCCATCGGGGTGACCAAGCCCGGGCACAGGAAGAAGATCGCCTCAGAGATCGCCCAGCTCAGCATCGCCGAGTGGTTACCCAACTATATCCCG GCAGACCTGCTGGAGTGGCTGTGCGCGCTGGGGCTGCCGCAGTACCACAAGCAGCTGGTGAGCAGCGGCTACGATTCCATGGGGCTGGTGGCCGACCTCACTTGGGAGGAGCTGCAGGAGATCGGAGTCAACAAGCTCG GTCATCAGAAGAAGCTCATGCTGGGGGTGAAGCGGCTGGCCGAGCTTCGGCGGGGCCTACTGCAGGGGGAGGCCCCAGGTGACGGCGGCCGCCGGCTGGCCAGGGCCCCGGAGCTGATGGCCATCGAGGGGCTGGAGAATGGGGACGGTCCGGCTGTGGCTGGCCCGCGCCTCCTCACCTTCCAGGGCAGCGAGCTGAGCCCAGAGCTACAGGCGGCCATGGCAGGGGGTGGCCCCGAGCCGctccccctgcctcctgcccGCTCCCCCAGCCAGGAGAGCATCGGGGCACGCTCACGGGGGTCTGGGCACTCACAGGAACAGCCTGCCTCCCAGCCCAGTGGCGGAGACCCCAACACCCCACAGGAGAGGAATCTTCCAGAGGGGACAGAGCGGCCCCCTAAGCTTTGTTCCCCACTTCCTGGCCAAGGGGCCCCCCCTTATGTTTTTATGTACCCCCAGGGCTCGCCCTCCAGTCCAGCCCCAGGGCCGCCTCCTGGCGCACCCCGGGCCTTCTCCTACTTGGCCGGGCCCCTGGCCACTCCTCCAGACCCGCCTCGGCCCAAGCGCCGGTCCCACAGCCTGAGCCGCCCCAGCCCGGCCGAGGGGGAAGCCGAGGGGGAGGCCGAAGGGCCGGTGGATAGTGCCTTGGGCAGTTACGCCACCCTCACTCGGCGACCAGGACGCAGCGCCCTCGCCCGGACCAGCCCCAGCCCGACGCCAACCCGAGGGGCGCCCCGCAGCCAGTCCTTCGCCCTGCGGGCCCGCCGCAaaggccccccgcccccgccccccaagcGCCTCAGCTCCGTCTCCGGCCCCACCctggagccgccgccgccgccagatGGAAGCCCGGCGCCCAAGGAGGGGGCCCCAGGGCCCCGGAGGCGAACACTCAGTGAACCCACGGGCCCCTCGGAGCCCCCCAGCCTGCCCGCCCCGGCTGGCGCCGCATCGGACACAGAGGAGGAGGACCCAGGGCCCGAGGGGACACCCCCGTCTCGGGGCAGCTCAGGGGAGGGGCTCCCGTTCGCGGAGGAGGGGAACCTGACGATCAAACAGAGGCCCAAGCCGGCGGGCCCCCCACCCCGGGAGACGCCTGTGCCTGCTGGCCTCGACTTCAACCTCACAGAATCAGACACTGTTAAGCGGAGGCCCAAATGCCGGGAGAGGGAGCCACTGCAGACGGCACTCCTGGCCTTCGGGGTGGCCGGCGCCACGCCCGGCCCCCCTGCCGCCCTGTCCCCGCAGACCCCCGGCGAGTCCCCCTCGGCCTCTGCCAGCCCTCCCCGGCCTGACCCTAGCAGCCTCCCAAACCCCGGAgctccagcccctctctctccCAGCCCCCCGACCCAGCCCCCCATGGCTCCCTGCCCGGGGCCGGCTCTGGAAAACAGTCGGCGGCCCGGGGAGATGGAGCCCCCGGCTCCCCCTGCTGCCCTCCTCAAGGTGCCCGGAGCAG GAACAGCCCCCAAGCCTGTGTCTGTGGCCTGCACCCAGCTGGCATTTTCTGGCCCTAAGCTGGCTCCCCGGCTCGGCCCCCGCCCTGTGCCCCCTCCAAGGCCAGAGAACACTGGGGCCACGGGCCCAGGCCGGGCCCAGCAGAGACTGGAGCAGACCAGCTCATCCCTGGCAGCTGCCTTGCGGGCCGCGGAGAAGAGCATTGGTGCTGAGGAGCGAGAGGG CCCCCCGGGCACCTCCACCAAGCACATCCTGGATGACATCAGCACCATGTTCGACGCCCTGGCTAACCAGCTGGATGCCATGCTGGACTGA